The Kineothrix sp. IPX-CK genomic interval TATATTTTCTTCTGTACTTAATGTGGAATGATACAGGATGTAACCATAATTCTGTCCAAGCTTTTCCATATATTCCGGACACCGGCTGAATACGGGGATGCTAAGGTCATCCAATACCGAAAATAAGCTTACCTTATCTTGTACAGCAAGTGTACCATATGCTTTTCTCTCGATTTTGGTGCTGAGCTTAACCTCAGGAATTACTCTATATTTGGAGATGGTCTGCTGATAACGGCGGTATTTCTCCGTAATCTGTCCATCCTCGGTGAGCAAAGCGTCGTAATCATAAGAAGTTACGTCGGGCGTCAGTTCATCATAGTAATTGGAGCCATTCATGAAACCAAAATTAGTACCACCCACAAACATGTAAATATTTACATGTCCAAGTTCTAACATTTTATCCAGATCCTTTGCACTTTCCTCAGGATCTCTTACTATATGCCCTCCGTTGCCCCAGTGATCGAACCAGCCCACCCAAAACTCCGTACACATCAATGGCCCGCCGCCGGTATACTCTTTTAACGCTTCAAAACGTTCTTCCGTCCTGGAACCGAAATTACCGGTAGGAAGTATCCCTTCCACCACACCGCCGTTCAGATTCTCCGAGAAAGGGCCGTCAGAAGTTACCAGAGGTACCTTCACCCCTTCCTTTAGCATGAGATCCTTGATCTCTTCCATATATGCCTTGTCATTTGCATAATAGCCATATTCATTTTCTATCTGCATAAGGATAACCGGTCCGCCCTCCGTAATTTGCAAAGGTGTGATAATCGGCATAAGGATATGATAATACTCTTCCACATGTCGCAGGAAGGAGCCGCCGCTTACCCGAAGCCTCATATCGTTTTCCCGAAGCAGCCATGCCGGGAGTCCGCCGAATTCCCATTCCGCACAGATATAGGGAGACGGACGTAATATGACATACAATCCCAGTTCCTCTGCTGTCTTTACAAACTTCTTTATGTCCCTTATGCCTTCAAAATGGAATTCTCCCTTTTCAGGTTCGTGCATATTCCATGGAATGTAGGTTTCCACTGTATTACAGCCCATAGCTTTCAGCTTTTCCAAACGATCCTTCCAGTACTCTGGAACAATTCGAAAATAGTGGATTGCTCCTGAGATAATCTGAAATGGCTCGTTGTCCAAGTAAAAGTTGTCTCTGATTTCAAATTGTCCCATTACTAGTATTCTCCTCTTTCTGCTTTCACACAAAAGTACTGCCGCCTCTTAGGCGGCAGCACTCCTCTCTATACCACAAATATAGCTATTTCCATTTAAAAGCTCATAACTTATTTATAAAGTTCGTCAAACTGTCTCTGTAATTCTCCTGTAACCTCGTTGATACCGGCCGCTTCCAAAGCTGCCTGATATTCAGCTACAATATCTTCTGCTGTTCCCGTATATTTACCGAAAGCAATCTGTTTCATATAGTTCGTATGGATTTCATTAATATTATTGATCTGGGACTGAACAAGGTCTACGTCTGCTACAAACTGCCCATACGGATACTCTATTTTGATTTTATCATATTCGGCATACAGCTTATCGATCTCATCCCAGTTTCTGCTGGCATCCCTGATCTCCAGATCATCGTTACGTCCCCACCAGTAGTTGGTAGTTCCGTTAATATTATCGGTATCTTGATTATATCCTTCAGGAAGAATACGAAGTCCGCTTTCATCCAGATCCCATGAGACTCCCTGAATACCGTAGCAAAGGAGCTTGTAGCAGTCAGGATCATTTCTCAGCAGATCATAAACCATCAGCGCCCTTTCAGGATTCTTGCTGCCTGCGGAAACTGCCATAGCGCCATGAGTAATAGATAATGCTACTACATTCTGACTTTCCTCACCAAAGTAGAAGAAACCTGTCTCTGCATCGGGATCGTCGGCATAAATAGTATTTGCCGGAGTATGGCTTACCAAGTCCGTCCAAGTCTGAGTGTGATGCTGCTCTGCCGCAACACGTCCGATCCTGTAATCATCCCGGTTCGTGGAAACAGTATTGTTAAGCACGTCTGTCTTCCAAACGCCGATCTCATCCCATTCCTTCATCATCTTGGCATATTCAACCAGCAAATCCGTTTCTGTTACATAAGGAGAATATATCGTATAGAGATCATCCTTTGTTCCTCCCCACATTGCGCCGGAGTTCAATCCGTCAATAGACACATAATTGCTGTTGGACTGGATATAACCGCCTGCCATTGTCGCATACTGTGTACCGTCGGAATCCCATGGAATAATGTCAGGATATGCTTCCTTTACATAACGGAAATATTCTGTCAGATCGGCCCAGCTATGAACGCCATCCGCAAGTCCGGCTTCCTTCGCATAGTCCAAACGATAAATATATCCATGATTCGTCCACTGTGCATAGTTGTCTTCGGGCATCAGATAAATATCACCGTTGTATTTACACAAATCCCAATTTTCAGCAGGCACGCTTTCCCATGTCTGCGGAGCATAGGTTTTTAACATGTCTTCCGATAATTCCAGGAACGCTCCGTTCTTCGCGTTCGGCCATGCGTCCAGCCAGTCAGATGCCGTACCGACCAGATCCACAGTGCCGTCCATAGATGCCAATGTCAGGTTGTAATTTGAAAGATAATCCGTCCAGGGGATAAAGTAAATCTGTAACTCTGCATTTATTTTTTCCGTCAGTATCGCATTAAGCTCTACCATCATCTCATCGAACTTTTCCTTCGTACCGGAAGGGGGCTCACCCGTGGTCATATATGTAATGACTACATGTTCCGAAGTATCGATATCCGCAGCTGCCGTTTCTTCTCCGGCCGCTGCGCTCTCATCCTTGCTTTCTTCTTTGCTTTCAGAAGCAGTGCCGGTAGAATCCGAGGCCGTACTCGCGGAATCAGAAGAGCTTCCACAGCCTGCGAGACCAATGACCATCGAGGCTGCAAGTAATAATGCAACTAGTTTCTTTTTCATGTTCTTTCCTCCTTTTTTGGGAAATGCTATCGCATCATCTATATTGTCTCTGGACTGCCAGAGTAACAATCCGGTAATAAGTTCCTGATTCTCAGCCTTTTACGGCACCTACGGTAATGCCGCTGATGAAGTACTTCTGTACAAAAGGATATAACAGTATGATCGGTCCGGTGGCCAGCACCGCATTGGCCATCTTAACACTCTCCTGAGGGATATCTCCCAAATTGATAAACTGTCCCGCAACCGAATTCTTCAGCGCATCCGTTCTGTTTACGATTTCGTACAGGGTATACTGGAGCGGTTTGATCTCCACCTTAGAGCTGAGAAACAGAGATGACTGATACCATTCATTCCAATATCCAAGTGCAAGGAACAATCCGATCGTTGCCAATGCGGGCTTTAGCATAGGTAAAATCAATGCGGTAAAGATCTTCATATCTCCTGCACCGTCAATTTTGCCCGACTCTGTAATTTCATGCGGAATCGCCTTCACAAAGTTCTTCATCAGGATAATCAGCCACGGCGTCATCAATAGCGGAAATAAGACTGCCAAATAACTGTCCTTCAGATGATAGGTCTGTGTCATCAGCAGATAATACGGCGCAAGTCCTGCTGAAAACAGGCTGGTGAAGTAAATATAAAAAGAAATCGCATTTCTGAAAGGAAAATCCTTTCTCTGCAGAGCATACCCTGTCATGGAAATAATGGATAATCCAATTCCGGTACCAAAGAATGTCAGCAGAATGGTCAATATGTAAGATTTCCAGATACCGCCGCTTTTCGTAATCATAGAATATGCTTCCATGCTGATCGCCTTGGGAATTATCTGTACACCTTCCGCACGAATTACCGCTTCACTGGTAAAGGATGTACTAATAATTATTATGAACGGGACAATGCAGCAGAGCGCATAAAATGTAATAAATGCATATCCGAATCCTCTGATCATCATATCCGATGCACCAAGTTTCACCTTAGCGCCTGAATCTATCAAATCTGCGTCTTGTTTTGCCATAGTGTGCCTCCATTTCTGCCCGGAACAAGTTCTTACTAGAATAGGGAATAATCCGGTTCTACTTTTTTCACGATCCAGTTAACTGTCACGACAATGATAAATCCGATAATCGACTGATACAAACCAACTGCGGAAGCAGTAGAGAAGTTGAAATCTGTCATGGTTGCACGATATACATAAGTTTCTATAATATCGGTCGTACCGTACAACAATGGATTTTTACCTATTACGTTATAGAACAGGCCAAAGTTACCTTTTACAATACCGCCGAGCGCAAACAGCAGCAAAATTATAATTGTAGGCTTCAGACTCGGCAAAATAATATACCTGATCTTCTGGAAACCATTTGCACCATCTACCTTTGCCGCTTCGATCATCTCCGAATCGATGCCCATAATAGCCGCGAAGTAAACTACCGAATTATAACCCGTCTGCTGCCACAGATAAATCACTATCAATAACGGCGGCCACGAATTAGCGTTTGCATAAGGCTGCCACCTTTCCAATCCCAGACTGGTAAGAATTCCATTGACAAATCCGGTATCGTAGTTCAGCAAGTTAAATACCAGAATGCCTACCAATACCTGAGAAATGAAATAGGGAAGAAACATAATCGTCTGAGAAATCTTCTTAAACCATTTTCCCCTCATTTCATTGAGCAGAATCGCTACAAACACTGCCAAGGCGTTCCCCAAAAGAATAAATGCCACATTATACAGGACTGTATTTCTTGTCAGGATAAACAGCTTTCCCGACGTCGCCAGAAATTCGAAATTCCGAAGCCCTACGAATTCGCTTCCGAAGATGCCGTCTCTGTAGTTGTACTTCACAAATGCTACCCAGATCCCCGGCATAGGCATGTAACAAAAAAAGAAAAAGAATAAGATTGCCGGTAAGCACATAAGAAGCAGAATCCTCGACTTCTTTACATTTTTCCAGAAAGATATTTTTGGTGCAGTTACATTGGTTACCTGCGTATCCTCTGCCACTTTTAATGCTTTAGCCATTTTCTCCTCCCATACTGACCTTTTCCATCCGTCTATGTTCAACATGAATATTCACATCTTACGAAGTGAAATTGCGCACTCAGAT includes:
- a CDS encoding glycoside hydrolase family 35 protein — translated: MGQFEIRDNFYLDNEPFQIISGAIHYFRIVPEYWKDRLEKLKAMGCNTVETYIPWNMHEPEKGEFHFEGIRDIKKFVKTAEELGLYVILRPSPYICAEWEFGGLPAWLLRENDMRLRVSGGSFLRHVEEYYHILMPIITPLQITEGGPVILMQIENEYGYYANDKAYMEEIKDLMLKEGVKVPLVTSDGPFSENLNGGVVEGILPTGNFGSRTEERFEALKEYTGGGPLMCTEFWVGWFDHWGNGGHIVRDPEESAKDLDKMLELGHVNIYMFVGGTNFGFMNGSNYYDELTPDVTSYDYDALLTEDGQITEKYRRYQQTISKYRVIPEVKLSTKIERKAYGTLAVQDKVSLFSVLDDLSIPVFSRCPEYMEKLGQNYGYILYHSTLSTEENIEKIRLWGANDRANILVDQKLVATLYDKELLEERDVSLTFKRGAALDILVENMGRVNFGPGMEQQRKGIGQCVQINGHMHNNWEQYTLPLDNIDQIDFTKGYAEGIPAFYRFTFSAEETGDTFLDFAGWGKGIAFINGFNLGRFWEIGPQKRLYIPAPLIRKGENEIVIFETDGIVQNVIVLANEPDVG
- a CDS encoding DUF3502 domain-containing protein, which translates into the protein MKKKLVALLLAASMVIGLAGCGSSSDSASTASDSTGTASESKEESKDESAAAGEETAAADIDTSEHVVITYMTTGEPPSGTKEKFDEMMVELNAILTEKINAELQIYFIPWTDYLSNYNLTLASMDGTVDLVGTASDWLDAWPNAKNGAFLELSEDMLKTYAPQTWESVPAENWDLCKYNGDIYLMPEDNYAQWTNHGYIYRLDYAKEAGLADGVHSWADLTEYFRYVKEAYPDIIPWDSDGTQYATMAGGYIQSNSNYVSIDGLNSGAMWGGTKDDLYTIYSPYVTETDLLVEYAKMMKEWDEIGVWKTDVLNNTVSTNRDDYRIGRVAAEQHHTQTWTDLVSHTPANTIYADDPDAETGFFYFGEESQNVVALSITHGAMAVSAGSKNPERALMVYDLLRNDPDCYKLLCYGIQGVSWDLDESGLRILPEGYNQDTDNINGTTNYWWGRNDDLEIRDASRNWDEIDKLYAEYDKIKIEYPYGQFVADVDLVQSQINNINEIHTNYMKQIAFGKYTGTAEDIVAEYQAALEAAGINEVTGELQRQFDELYK
- a CDS encoding ABC transporter permease, giving the protein MAKALKVAEDTQVTNVTAPKISFWKNVKKSRILLLMCLPAILFFFFFCYMPMPGIWVAFVKYNYRDGIFGSEFVGLRNFEFLATSGKLFILTRNTVLYNVAFILLGNALAVFVAILLNEMRGKWFKKISQTIMFLPYFISQVLVGILVFNLLNYDTGFVNGILTSLGLERWQPYANANSWPPLLIVIYLWQQTGYNSVVYFAAIMGIDSEMIEAAKVDGANGFQKIRYIILPSLKPTIIILLLFALGGIVKGNFGLFYNVIGKNPLLYGTTDIIETYVYRATMTDFNFSTASAVGLYQSIIGFIIVVTVNWIVKKVEPDYSLF
- a CDS encoding carbohydrate ABC transporter permease, with translation MAKQDADLIDSGAKVKLGASDMMIRGFGYAFITFYALCCIVPFIIIISTSFTSEAVIRAEGVQIIPKAISMEAYSMITKSGGIWKSYILTILLTFFGTGIGLSIISMTGYALQRKDFPFRNAISFYIYFTSLFSAGLAPYYLLMTQTYHLKDSYLAVLFPLLMTPWLIILMKNFVKAIPHEITESGKIDGAGDMKIFTALILPMLKPALATIGLFLALGYWNEWYQSSLFLSSKVEIKPLQYTLYEIVNRTDALKNSVAGQFINLGDIPQESVKMANAVLATGPIILLYPFVQKYFISGITVGAVKG